A single region of the Methylocystis echinoides genome encodes:
- a CDS encoding deoxyguanosinetriphosphate triphosphohydrolase: MAFRQTLAPYACDAARSRGRLFAVSPSPTRSEFQRDRDRIIHSTAFRRLAHKTQVFVPLDGDHFRTRLTHSIEVGQIARAIARALAVDEDLAEAVALAHDLGHTPFGHAGEEALETCMKPWGGFDHNAQALRVVTLLERRYADYDGLDLTWEALEGIVKHNGPLVAGDGAPRLRPVARYILEFDALCPLGLARFAGVEAQAAALADDIAYIGHDIDDGLRAGLFSLESIAAGAPFVAGLLEEIGAKHPGLERGRVFHELVRRVITRFVEDAIATSAARLDRFAPQSAEAVRGAERAMVALSDEMTAAEHDLKRFLFTHMYRHEKVMGVWARARDAISRLFPAFLETPGLMPPEWATLAAGRDAAGRAVVVADYIAGMTDRYALTEVKRLFGPAGG, encoded by the coding sequence GTGGCGTTCCGCCAGACTCTTGCGCCTTACGCCTGCGACGCCGCGCGCTCGCGCGGCCGGCTTTTCGCCGTGTCGCCGTCGCCGACGCGCAGCGAGTTTCAGCGTGACCGCGACCGGATCATCCATTCGACCGCGTTCCGGCGTCTCGCCCACAAGACGCAGGTCTTCGTGCCGCTCGACGGCGACCATTTCCGCACGCGGCTGACCCATTCGATCGAGGTCGGGCAGATCGCCCGCGCCATCGCCCGGGCGCTGGCTGTGGACGAGGATCTCGCGGAGGCGGTGGCGCTGGCCCATGATCTCGGCCACACGCCGTTCGGCCACGCCGGCGAGGAGGCGCTGGAGACCTGCATGAAGCCCTGGGGCGGCTTCGACCACAATGCGCAGGCGCTGCGCGTGGTGACGCTCCTGGAGCGCCGTTACGCCGATTACGATGGTCTCGACCTCACCTGGGAGGCGCTGGAAGGCATCGTGAAACACAATGGGCCGCTGGTGGCGGGCGACGGCGCGCCACGGCTGCGCCCGGTCGCCCGATATATTCTCGAATTCGACGCCCTTTGTCCGCTGGGGCTCGCGCGCTTCGCCGGCGTCGAGGCGCAGGCGGCGGCGCTGGCGGACGACATCGCCTATATCGGCCACGACATCGACGACGGCCTGCGGGCCGGGCTGTTTTCGCTGGAGTCCATCGCCGCCGGCGCGCCCTTCGTGGCCGGACTGCTGGAGGAGATCGGGGCGAAACATCCGGGTCTCGAACGCGGCCGGGTGTTTCATGAGCTTGTGCGGCGGGTCATAACCCGTTTCGTCGAGGACGCCATCGCGACCTCGGCGGCGCGGCTCGACAGATTCGCGCCGCAAAGCGCCGAGGCCGTGCGCGGGGCAGAGCGGGCGATGGTGGCGCTTTCCGACGAGATGACCGCCGCCGAGCACGATCTCAAGCGCTTCCTGTTCACCCACATGTATCGGCATGAAAAGGTCATGGGCGTCTGGGCGCGCGCCCGCGACGCCATCTCCCGGCTGTTTCCGGCTTTTCTGGAGACGCCGGGGCTGATGCCGCCGGAATGGGCGACGCTCGCCGCCGGACGCGACGCGGCGGGGCGGGCGGTGGTCGTGGCGGATTATATCGCCGGCATGACCGACCGTTACGCGCTCACCGAAGTGAAGCGGCTTTTCGGCCCGGCTGGCGGCTGA
- a CDS encoding radical SAM protein, protein MQNREICDRELAAQNTIIESLPIQVSVETTSICNLRCVMCGHAIGDVKRLKHMPNDQIESLRPALKVADSVQLHGIGEPTASPSFWKIMESGYINPDADVNVNSNFTLLNDKKIDTLVNSHLKLSLNVSTDAARPDTYAKIRGADLQVVLDNIRKVISRRKGKYPEIFMNMTLMRQNIEEVVEFVELAHELGVDRVFLWHLNHWDDATMAKYKIDRDGWRFDYAEQGLWNYPDLSDRYMNMAVKRASELKMPLYLDQNKVVFFNADGNAETEHEIEVPSSDVSVKDCAYPWRWALVTSSGAVRPCCYATKDVGDINTDSIADIWNNKIMQSLRASVRANRVHPVCEGASCKFVQQMPKQSWLGRLGSRAREVLGV, encoded by the coding sequence ATGCAGAATCGGGAAATTTGCGACCGCGAACTCGCGGCGCAGAACACCATCATCGAAAGCCTGCCGATCCAGGTGAGCGTCGAAACGACCTCGATCTGCAATCTGCGCTGCGTGATGTGCGGCCATGCGATCGGCGACGTCAAACGCCTCAAGCACATGCCGAACGACCAGATCGAGTCGCTGCGCCCGGCGCTGAAGGTGGCGGATTCGGTGCAGCTCCACGGCATTGGCGAGCCCACGGCCAGCCCGTCTTTCTGGAAGATCATGGAAAGCGGCTACATCAATCCCGACGCCGATGTGAATGTGAATTCCAATTTCACGCTGCTCAACGACAAGAAGATCGACACGCTCGTCAATTCGCATCTGAAGCTGTCGCTCAACGTCTCGACGGACGCCGCGCGTCCCGACACATACGCCAAGATCCGCGGCGCCGATCTGCAGGTCGTTCTCGACAACATCCGCAAGGTCATTTCGCGCCGGAAGGGGAAATATCCCGAGATCTTCATGAACATGACGCTGATGCGTCAGAACATCGAGGAAGTCGTCGAATTCGTCGAGCTCGCGCATGAGCTCGGCGTCGATCGCGTGTTCCTGTGGCACCTCAACCACTGGGACGACGCCACCATGGCGAAATACAAGATCGACCGCGACGGCTGGCGCTTCGATTACGCCGAACAGGGCCTCTGGAACTACCCCGATCTGTCCGACCGCTACATGAACATGGCGGTCAAGCGGGCCTCGGAACTGAAGATGCCGCTGTATCTGGATCAGAACAAGGTCGTCTTCTTCAATGCGGACGGCAACGCCGAAACCGAGCATGAGATCGAGGTTCCCTCCTCCGACGTTTCGGTGAAGGACTGCGCCTATCCGTGGCGCTGGGCGCTGGTGACGTCGAGCGGCGCGGTGCGCCCCTGCTGCTATGCGACGAAAGACGTCGGCGACATCAACACCGATTCCATCGCCGACATCTGGAACAACAAGATCATGCAGAGCCTGCGCGCCAGCGTGCGCGCCAACCGCGTGCATCCGGTCTGCGAAGGCGCAAGCTGCAAATTTGTCCAGCAGATGCCGAAGCAGTCCTGGCTGGGCCGGCTTGGCTCGCGGGCGCGGGAAGTGCTGGGGGTCTGA
- a CDS encoding SPOR domain-containing protein — protein MRESSVRGPAVDLTEFERRVRNGDVSPAPKGSRLSELARLRQGETEADPYSRILPDPRTARAAPPPLPPAPKWDGALRGSYDPARAEPRFDAHGRKPPYAPQAEPAYPEPPYAEPAYAEQPYPEQPYADQGYHEQGYAQADYAQHPDYGQHEQPALGGADGGWQDDSQYLDYGDEPAGTAPGAGAGLRRYVKPWHAAAAVIGVVAIGSITWGFLHRNGGAGSKEIAVINAPEGPVKVKPAAQADEGAPSNNGAAVLDRKEPTPVKQIVTHQEQAVDPTVAPKVVTLGDGPVDAPHESGLGAQPHKVKTVTVRPDGSRVDDAAVPPAAVSNVIDPPAPDPVAAKGATPKPQTKPATTAQAAKAKPAPKVAAVEPPAEDDAAAPAPSASSNGTYAVQFGAAGSEEEARTLLKSVSAKYGVRATFKPAKVDGKMVYRVRAANLSKDSANAVCNKVKAGGGTCFVAGN, from the coding sequence ATGCGTGAATCGTCCGTCAGAGGCCCTGCCGTCGACCTTACCGAGTTCGAACGGCGCGTGCGCAACGGGGACGTCAGTCCCGCGCCGAAGGGAAGCCGTCTCAGCGAACTCGCGCGCCTGCGGCAGGGCGAGACCGAGGCCGATCCCTACAGCCGCATCCTGCCCGATCCGCGCACGGCGCGGGCCGCGCCGCCGCCGCTGCCGCCGGCGCCCAAATGGGACGGCGCGCTGCGCGGCTCCTACGATCCGGCGCGGGCGGAGCCCCGTTTCGACGCCCATGGGCGCAAGCCGCCCTACGCGCCGCAGGCCGAACCGGCCTATCCGGAACCGCCCTATGCGGAGCCGGCCTATGCAGAGCAGCCCTATCCCGAGCAGCCCTATGCGGATCAGGGCTATCACGAACAGGGTTACGCCCAGGCCGACTATGCGCAGCACCCGGATTATGGGCAGCACGAGCAGCCCGCTCTCGGCGGCGCGGACGGCGGCTGGCAGGATGATTCGCAATATCTGGACTATGGGGACGAGCCCGCGGGGACCGCTCCAGGGGCCGGCGCAGGCCTTCGCCGCTATGTGAAGCCCTGGCACGCCGCGGCGGCTGTTATTGGCGTCGTCGCCATCGGCAGCATCACCTGGGGCTTCCTGCATCGTAATGGCGGCGCCGGCTCCAAGGAGATCGCCGTCATCAATGCGCCGGAGGGCCCGGTCAAAGTGAAGCCCGCCGCGCAGGCGGATGAGGGGGCGCCGTCGAACAATGGCGCGGCCGTTCTCGACCGCAAGGAGCCGACCCCGGTCAAGCAGATCGTCACCCATCAGGAGCAGGCGGTCGATCCGACCGTCGCGCCCAAGGTGGTGACGCTCGGCGACGGCCCGGTGGATGCGCCGCATGAAAGCGGGCTCGGCGCCCAGCCCCACAAGGTCAAGACCGTGACGGTGCGTCCGGACGGCAGTCGCGTCGACGACGCCGCCGTCCCGCCCGCGGCGGTCAGCAATGTGATCGACCCGCCGGCGCCGGACCCGGTCGCCGCAAAGGGCGCGACGCCGAAGCCGCAGACCAAGCCCGCCACGACCGCCCAGGCGGCCAAGGCCAAGCCGGCGCCGAAAGTCGCCGCCGTCGAGCCGCCGGCGGAGGATGACGCCGCCGCCCCCGCGCCGAGCGCGTCGTCGAATGGAACCTATGCGGTTCAGTTCGGCGCCGCCGGCAGCGAGGAGGAGGCGCGCACGCTGCTCAAGTCGGTCTCGGCCAAATATGGGGTGAGGGCCACCTTCAAGCCGGCCAAGGTCGACGGCAAGATGGTCTATCGCGTCCGCGCCGCCAATCTCAGCAAGGATTCCGCCAACGCCGTCTGCAACAAGGTGAAGGCCGGCGGCGGCACCTGCTTCGTGGCGGGGAACTGA
- a CDS encoding segregation and condensation protein A has product MAQELSFELESEERAEGEAFLVDVDGFEGPLDLLLELARRQKVDLARISILALAEQYLAFIDAARRVRLELAADYLVMAAWLAFLKSRLLLPEQPKNGDEPSAADLAAALAERLRQLELIRLAADRLTQRAQLGRDMFLRGGPEGLETISQANWQASLFDLLSAYARQRSRTAVARVVLKQRTVWSLAEAREALERLAGVAGEWTVLDDFLLQYCADLQTARTVRASSFSASLEMVKEGRMDIRQDSPFAPLWLRRRAPQPPQDSLI; this is encoded by the coding sequence ATGGCGCAGGAACTTTCTTTCGAGCTGGAGAGCGAAGAGCGGGCCGAGGGCGAAGCCTTTCTCGTCGACGTCGACGGATTCGAAGGGCCGCTGGACCTGCTGCTGGAGCTCGCCCGCCGCCAGAAGGTCGATCTCGCCCGCATCTCCATTCTGGCGCTGGCGGAGCAATATCTGGCCTTCATCGACGCGGCCCGCCGCGTGCGGCTGGAGCTTGCGGCCGATTATCTGGTGATGGCGGCCTGGCTCGCCTTTCTCAAATCGCGCCTGCTGCTGCCCGAGCAGCCCAAAAACGGCGACGAGCCCTCGGCCGCCGATCTCGCCGCCGCTCTGGCCGAACGTCTCCGCCAGCTCGAGCTGATCCGTCTGGCCGCCGACAGGCTCACCCAGCGCGCCCAGCTCGGCCGCGACATGTTTCTGCGCGGCGGGCCGGAGGGGCTGGAGACCATCTCGCAGGCCAATTGGCAGGCGAGCCTGTTCGACCTGCTCTCGGCCTATGCGCGTCAGCGCTCCAGGACGGCGGTCGCGCGCGTCGTGCTGAAGCAGCGCACGGTGTGGTCGCTGGCCGAGGCGCGCGAGGCGCTGGAGCGGCTGGCGGGCGTCGCCGGCGAATGGACCGTGCTCGACGATTTTCTGCTGCAATATTGCGCTGATCTGCAAACCGCGCGGACGGTCCGCGCGTCGTCCTTCTCGGCTTCGCTGGAGATGGTGAAGGAAGGACGCATGGACATTCGGCAGGACAGTCCCTTTGCGCCGCTGTGGCTGCGCCGTCGCGCGCCGCAGCCTCCGCAGGATAGCCTGATCTGA
- the scpB gene encoding SMC-Scp complex subunit ScpB — MAQPAEKVELFDVNSDEALARNEVALREAERIVEAMLFAAAEPLDEADMTRRIEDGVALEQVLERLRAHYAGRGVNLTRVGRKWFFRTAADLNWILAREQVEEKKLSRAALETLAIIAYHQPATRAEIEEIRGVAISKGTLDTLLETGWIRLRGRRKAPGRPITYGTTDAFLMHFGLEQIGDLPGLDELKGAGLFDGRLPKGFGVPQPSDDHALRDDEEPLEDDAPQMLEMDFPEEAEPLEAPEALNDDLD; from the coding sequence TTGGCGCAGCCCGCTGAAAAAGTAGAACTCTTCGACGTCAACAGCGACGAGGCGCTGGCCCGCAACGAGGTCGCGCTGCGGGAGGCCGAGCGTATCGTCGAGGCCATGCTGTTCGCCGCCGCCGAGCCGCTCGACGAGGCCGACATGACGCGCCGGATCGAGGACGGCGTCGCGCTCGAGCAGGTGCTGGAGCGGCTGCGCGCGCATTACGCGGGGCGCGGCGTGAACCTCACCCGCGTCGGCAGGAAGTGGTTTTTCCGCACGGCCGCCGATCTGAACTGGATTCTCGCCCGCGAGCAGGTCGAGGAAAAGAAGCTCTCCCGCGCCGCGCTCGAAACGCTGGCCATCATCGCCTATCACCAGCCGGCGACCCGCGCCGAGATCGAGGAGATTCGCGGCGTGGCGATTTCCAAGGGCACGCTCGACACGCTGCTGGAGACCGGCTGGATTCGCCTGCGCGGCCGCCGCAAGGCCCCCGGCCGGCCGATCACCTATGGCACGACCGACGCCTTTCTGATGCATTTCGGTCTGGAGCAGATCGGCGACCTTCCCGGCCTCGACGAGCTGAAGGGGGCGGGCCTGTTCGACGGACGCCTGCCCAAGGGCTTCGGCGTGCCGCAGCCCTCCGACGACCATGCGCTGCGCGACGACGAGGAGCCGCTGGAGGACGACGCGCCGCAGATGCTGGAGATGGATTTCCCCGAGGAGGCGGAACCGCTCGAGGCGCCCGAGGCGCTCAACGACGACCTGGACTGA
- a CDS encoding HesB/IscA family protein — MTGSPAGDVALTDQAAKRIVALLSSEAPGSVFRVAVEGGGCSGFQYKFAIDAAATPDDALVERAGARVAIDPASLGFLAGASIDFVDDLMGQSFRVENPNAVSSCGCGTSFSL, encoded by the coding sequence ATGACAGGCAGTCCGGCCGGTGATGTCGCGCTTACCGATCAGGCGGCGAAGCGGATCGTCGCGCTTCTCTCCAGCGAGGCGCCGGGATCGGTGTTTCGCGTGGCGGTCGAAGGCGGCGGCTGTTCGGGCTTTCAATATAAATTCGCCATCGACGCCGCGGCCACCCCCGACGACGCGCTGGTCGAGCGCGCGGGCGCGCGCGTGGCCATCGATCCCGCCTCGCTCGGCTTCCTCGCGGGCGCCAGCATCGATTTCGTGGACGATCTGATGGGCCAGTCCTTCCGCGTCGAGAATCCCAACGCCGTTTCGTCATGCGGCTGTGGCACAAGCTTTTCGCTCTGA
- a CDS encoding Sec-independent protein translocase subunit TatA/TatB, with protein MFDFDAGKLIVIGIVALIAIPSKDLPRVLRTVGQVAGRMRRMAAEFQGQFMEAMREAELVDLKKEFEETNRKIMDSVKLDGAFDPLAEARKQMTQAVEAKIPANPLAPHEDAESDAPQDEEPPVPAPKDEGAPDKS; from the coding sequence ATGTTCGATTTCGACGCCGGCAAACTCATCGTCATCGGGATCGTCGCGCTGATTGCGATTCCCTCGAAGGACCTGCCGCGCGTGCTGCGCACTGTCGGGCAGGTGGCCGGCCGCATGCGGCGCATGGCGGCTGAGTTTCAGGGCCAGTTCATGGAGGCCATGCGCGAGGCCGAACTCGTCGATCTCAAGAAGGAGTTCGAGGAGACGAACCGGAAGATCATGGACAGCGTCAAGCTGGACGGCGCCTTCGACCCGCTCGCCGAGGCGCGCAAGCAGATGACGCAGGCGGTCGAGGCGAAGATTCCCGCCAACCCGCTGGCGCCGCATGAAGACGCGGAAAGCGACGCGCCGCAGGACGAGGAGCCGCCCGTTCCCGCCCCGAAGGATGAGGGGGCGCCCGACAAGAGTTAG
- a CDS encoding PIN domain-containing protein, producing the protein MRPVFLDTNILLYSISSEPGEAQKRARAIALLDRDDVRLSVQVLQEFYVQATRATRPDALPHGVAAGLVRVWQRFGVQETTVALLNAALEIKARYGFSHWDAAIVAAALAQGCGELYSEDMSDGQIVEGLRIVNPFR; encoded by the coding sequence GTGAGGCCTGTCTTCCTCGACACCAACATTCTGCTCTATTCGATCAGCAGCGAGCCTGGGGAAGCCCAAAAGCGCGCGCGGGCGATCGCCTTGCTCGACCGCGACGATGTGCGCCTGTCGGTGCAGGTCTTGCAGGAATTCTATGTGCAGGCGACGCGCGCGACCCGCCCGGACGCGCTTCCGCATGGCGTCGCAGCCGGTCTGGTTCGAGTCTGGCAGCGTTTTGGCGTGCAGGAGACGACCGTGGCGCTTTTGAACGCCGCGCTGGAGATCAAAGCGCGCTATGGGTTTTCCCACTGGGACGCCGCCATCGTCGCAGCTGCGCTGGCGCAGGGGTGCGGCGAGCTTTACTCTGAGGATATGTCGGATGGGCAGATCGTCGAGGGCTTACGGATCGTAAACCCCTTCCGCTGA
- the nagZ gene encoding beta-N-acetylhexosaminidase — MRAFICGLKGLTLDPDERAFLRDAAPWGVILFRRNVESREQVARLTAELRAALGRRAPVLVDQEGGRVQRLNTPHWRAYPSAARFEAVGADATQAERLAWLGARLMAHDLREVGIDVDCLPVLDAPAEGSHAIISDRAYSRDPARAARLGRAAAEGLMAGGVAPVMKHIPGHGRARADSHLELPVVDASRAELEAVDFPPFTANADLPMAMSAHVVYTAIDPSAPGTQSKTVVNEIIRGLIGFDGLLMTDDLSMKALTGNFRERAERAIAAGCDMVLHCNGDLAEAAPVAEGAPVLAGKALERAEKALACVRDVAPFDVAAGVAELEKAFVAFA, encoded by the coding sequence ATGCGCGCTTTCATCTGCGGCCTCAAGGGCCTCACCCTCGACCCCGACGAGCGCGCCTTTCTGCGCGACGCCGCGCCCTGGGGCGTGATCCTGTTCCGACGCAATGTCGAAAGCCGCGAGCAGGTCGCGCGGCTGACCGCCGAATTGCGCGCGGCGCTCGGGCGGCGCGCGCCGGTTCTCGTCGATCAGGAGGGCGGGCGCGTGCAGCGGCTCAATACGCCGCACTGGCGCGCCTATCCCAGCGCCGCGCGTTTCGAGGCGGTGGGCGCCGACGCCACCCAGGCGGAACGCCTCGCCTGGCTCGGGGCGCGGCTGATGGCCCATGACCTGCGCGAGGTGGGGATCGACGTCGATTGCCTGCCGGTGCTCGATGCGCCCGCCGAGGGCTCCCACGCCATCATCAGCGACCGCGCCTACAGCCGCGACCCGGCCCGCGCCGCCCGGCTCGGCCGCGCCGCCGCCGAGGGTCTGATGGCGGGCGGCGTCGCGCCGGTCATGAAGCACATCCCCGGCCACGGCCGCGCGCGGGCGGACAGCCATCTCGAACTCCCGGTCGTCGACGCCAGCCGCGCCGAGCTGGAAGCTGTGGACTTCCCGCCCTTTACCGCCAACGCCGACCTGCCGATGGCCATGAGCGCCCATGTCGTCTACACGGCGATCGATCCATCGGCGCCGGGCACGCAGTCGAAAACCGTCGTGAATGAGATCATCCGGGGGCTGATCGGCTTCGATGGCCTGCTGATGACCGACGACCTTTCCATGAAGGCACTGACCGGCAACTTCCGCGAGCGCGCCGAGCGCGCCATCGCGGCCGGCTGCGACATGGTCCTGCATTGCAACGGCGACCTCGCCGAAGCGGCGCCGGTGGCGGAGGGCGCGCCGGTTCTCGCCGGCAAGGCGCTGGAGCGGGCGGAAAAGGCGCTGGCCTGCGTGCGCGACGTCGCGCCCTTCGATGTGGCGGCGGGCGTGGCGGAGCTGGAAAAGGCGTTCGTTGCCTTCGCCTGA
- the tatC gene encoding twin-arginine translocase subunit TatC: MSDADEAEIEASKAPLIEHLMELRERLIKALLAFLAMFVLSFFFAKDIYNILVIPYTQVAGPEAKLIYTAPQEYFFTQIKVALFAAAFLSCPVVFAQLYAFVAPGLYRHERAAFRPYLFATPIFFALGALLVYFLVMPNLLHFFIGMQQANEPGKAQIELLPRVSEYLSLIMTLVLAFGVVFQMPVILTLLGQVGIVSSQFLVDQRRYAIVIVFIIAAILTPPDVFSQLALALPGMLLYEASIYSVRLIEKKRAAAEAAAQE; the protein is encoded by the coding sequence ATGAGCGACGCGGACGAAGCGGAAATCGAAGCCAGCAAGGCGCCGCTGATCGAACATCTGATGGAATTGCGCGAGCGCCTCATCAAGGCGCTGCTCGCGTTTCTGGCGATGTTCGTGCTGTCTTTCTTCTTCGCCAAAGACATCTACAACATCCTCGTCATCCCCTACACGCAGGTCGCGGGACCGGAAGCGAAGCTGATCTACACCGCGCCGCAGGAATATTTCTTCACCCAGATCAAGGTCGCGCTTTTCGCCGCCGCTTTCCTGTCGTGCCCGGTGGTCTTTGCGCAGCTCTACGCTTTCGTCGCGCCGGGGCTCTACCGGCACGAACGCGCCGCCTTCCGGCCCTATCTGTTCGCGACGCCGATCTTCTTCGCGCTCGGCGCGCTGCTGGTCTATTTCCTGGTCATGCCCAATCTGCTGCATTTCTTCATCGGCATGCAGCAGGCCAATGAGCCCGGCAAGGCGCAGATCGAGCTGCTGCCGCGCGTCTCGGAATATCTCTCGCTCATCATGACGCTGGTGCTCGCCTTCGGCGTCGTCTTCCAGATGCCGGTGATCCTCACGCTGCTCGGACAGGTCGGCATTGTCTCGTCGCAGTTTCTGGTCGACCAGCGCCGCTACGCGATTGTCATCGTCTTCATCATCGCGGCCATTCTGACGCCGCCGGATGTCTTTTCGCAGCTCGCGCTGGCGCTTCCGGGGATGCTGCTCTACGAGGCGTCGATCTATTCGGTGCGCCTGATCGAGAAGAAGCGGGCGGCGGCCGAGGCGGCGGCGCAGGAGTAA
- a CDS encoding twin-arginine translocase TatA/TatE family subunit, with the protein MGGLSIWHWIIVGGVVFILFGGKFKISDVMGDVAKGIKAFKKGMAEDDEAAKPVEENTPPRAIEADKAGDRRQV; encoded by the coding sequence ATGGGCGGTCTGTCGATCTGGCACTGGATCATTGTCGGCGGCGTGGTGTTCATCCTGTTCGGCGGCAAGTTCAAGATCTCCGACGTGATGGGCGACGTCGCCAAGGGCATCAAGGCCTTCAAGAAGGGCATGGCCGAGGACGACGAGGCGGCGAAGCCCGTGGAGGAGAACACCCCGCCGCGCGCCATTGAGGCCGACAAGGCCGGGGATCGCCGGCAGGTCTGA
- the argS gene encoding arginine--tRNA ligase — protein sequence MNIFDLFHDRIASILDGMTANGRLPALDRARFVVEPPKDAALGDLACNAAMVFAKEAKAHFASPRVLATEICYALAQSEGVAQAEVAGPGFINIRLKPEILTQVLRVALRDPENFGRVEKGRAGALQGRVNVEYVSANPTGPMHVGHGRGAVFGDALANLLAFSGCDVTREYYINDAGAQVDVLARSAFLRYREALGETITIPEGLYPGDYLKPVGARLAETHGRALLDKAESEWLPTVKVETIDAMMDMIRDDLAALNIRHETFFSERTLHDRSHGPSKIDAAIEWLREKGLVYEGRLPPPKGQLPDDWEDREQTLFRSTDFGDDVDRALKKSDGSPTYFAADIAYHKDKIDRGFDTLVDVWGADHGGYVKRMGAAVAALSDRKVALDVKLCQLVKLMRNGEPVKMSKRAGDFVTLRDVVDEVGLDAVRFMMLYRKNDAPLDFDLAKVIEQSKDNAVFYVQYAHARGKSVLRQALAAFPDIDLGREALAGARLDLLTDEGEMQIARAIAQYPRAIEAAAAAHEPHRVAFYLHEISSIFHAHWNRGKDQPQLRFVNAAERDLTSARVALVLSLTTVLASGLRLLGVSAPDEMR from the coding sequence ATGAACATCTTCGACCTCTTTCACGACCGCATCGCTTCGATTCTCGACGGCATGACGGCGAACGGCCGCCTGCCGGCGCTCGATCGCGCGCGCTTCGTGGTCGAGCCGCCAAAGGACGCCGCGCTCGGCGATCTCGCCTGCAACGCCGCCATGGTCTTCGCGAAGGAGGCCAAGGCCCATTTCGCCAGTCCGCGCGTGCTGGCGACGGAGATCTGTTATGCGCTCGCCCAGTCCGAGGGCGTCGCCCAGGCCGAAGTCGCCGGGCCGGGCTTCATCAATATCCGCCTGAAGCCGGAGATTCTCACGCAGGTGCTGCGCGTGGCGCTGCGCGATCCGGAGAATTTCGGCCGCGTCGAGAAGGGCCGGGCGGGGGCGCTTCAGGGCAGGGTCAATGTCGAATATGTCTCGGCGAATCCCACCGGGCCGATGCATGTCGGCCATGGGCGCGGCGCGGTGTTTGGCGACGCGCTCGCCAATCTTCTCGCCTTCTCGGGCTGCGACGTCACCCGCGAATATTACATCAATGACGCCGGCGCGCAGGTCGACGTGCTCGCCCGCTCCGCTTTCCTGCGCTATCGCGAGGCGCTCGGCGAGACGATCACGATTCCGGAAGGCCTCTATCCGGGCGATTATCTGAAGCCCGTCGGCGCGCGGCTCGCGGAAACACACGGCCGCGCGCTGCTCGACAAGGCGGAGAGCGAGTGGCTGCCGACCGTGAAGGTCGAGACCATCGACGCCATGATGGACATGATCCGCGACGATCTCGCCGCGCTCAACATCCGTCACGAGACGTTCTTCTCGGAGCGCACGCTGCACGACCGCAGCCACGGCCCCTCGAAGATCGACGCCGCGATCGAGTGGCTGCGCGAGAAGGGTCTCGTCTATGAAGGCCGCCTGCCGCCGCCCAAGGGCCAGCTTCCAGACGATTGGGAAGATCGCGAGCAGACGCTGTTTCGCTCGACCGATTTCGGCGACGACGTTGATCGCGCGCTGAAGAAGTCCGACGGCTCGCCGACCTATTTCGCCGCCGACATTGCCTATCACAAGGACAAGATCGACCGCGGCTTCGACACGCTGGTCGACGTCTGGGGCGCGGATCACGGCGGCTATGTCAAGCGCATGGGCGCGGCGGTCGCGGCGCTGTCCGACCGCAAGGTCGCGCTGGACGTGAAGCTCTGTCAGCTCGTCAAGCTCATGCGCAATGGCGAACCCGTGAAGATGTCGAAACGCGCGGGAGATTTCGTGACGCTGCGTGACGTCGTCGACGAAGTCGGCCTCGACGCCGTGCGCTTCATGATGCTCTATCGCAAGAACGACGCGCCGCTCGATTTCGACCTCGCGAAAGTGATCGAGCAGTCGAAAGATAACGCCGTCTTTTACGTGCAATACGCCCATGCGCGCGGCAAATCGGTGCTCAGACAGGCGCTTGCCGCCTTTCCGGACATCGATCTCGGCCGCGAGGCGCTGGCCGGCGCGCGACTCGACCTGCTGACGGATGAGGGAGAAATGCAGATTGCGCGCGCGATTGCGCAATATCCGCGCGCCATCGAGGCCGCCGCCGCCGCGCATGAGCCGCATCGCGTGGCCTTCTATTTGCACGAGATTTCGAGTATTTTCCACGCCCACTGGAACCGCGGCAAAGATCAGCCACAATTACGTTTTGTTAATGCCGCCGAGAGAGATTTAACGAGCGCCCGGGTCGCCCTGGTCCTATCATTGACCACGGTTCTGGCGTCGGGCCTGAGACTTCTCGGCGTGAGCGCCCCCGACGAAATGCGTTGA